In Sphingomonas phyllosphaerae 5.2, the following are encoded in one genomic region:
- a CDS encoding TonB-dependent receptor — translation MKNRTLRLALAGATMLAGTAIAATWAAPAAAQAGQAALRGVIRSTPDNPVQEIALVEVGSGFRRTVAPGADGSYNFPSLRAGAYRLEIRLQKGTRNSDQFTLRVGQNAGLDLDLTTAPAPAQPAPADNTAGETAPPPAEAQEGDIIVTGSRIRSLSGGQVGINITPRLIEQLPQNSRNFLAFADLAPGVRFIESADGSSRIQGGAQGSNSVNVFIDGVSQKDYVLRGGLTGQDSSPGNPFPQLAIGEYQVLSSNYKAELDQVGSVAIIAGTKSGTNEFHGEGFFDYTDQSLRERRPTEIFPNRIAKVASEDKQFGVALGGPIVKDVAHFFASYEGKRRQVPIDILPGNGIAVDSLPAQYRDIFGSYNSDFTQDLYFGKIDVEPTDKDLFELTAKYRNESGRQIGNGIAAVSTATLTKVEEKRGMLRWQHSEEKWINDLRVSYEDVAWSPQPATNGIGQQFRTTTRIGGSVSSFDLFRTGAGLGFQDKGQKGWTVQDDFTWTGFENHTIKVGAKAKWVRLNSLEQNLINPLYRYDTTLPVADGFNDEIPYSLEFGAQGGLDPRIRSNNFQLGLYAQDDWDVTDRLTLNLGLRWDYERTPAFLNYVTSAVDINAVSPANYPNLVGADYDINDYISNGNNRKAFKGAWQPRLGFTYRLDEAGRFTVFGGYGRSYDRNQFDFLQQELANGRFQRRQFLFQGADTVNPCTPSATCIPWNDVYLTEAGRQQLVGTGSAPGGREFRFINNDLKVPYSDQFSLGVRGRFNPVELEVGYTRIVSKDGFVYLLGTRRPDGSFFAPSPTTGAPQGPDTSFAPAGFGAIIIGDNGLETRADSAYAKLTKAYSAASPWSIDATYTFTAAEDNRPGNDQAGYFLLDFPKVSDYPFLRSGVVPRHRFVVAGSTDTPLGITLSAKFQIESPTFQRALLDTAEPFQRTIVGSEVFGLGDRWGRRQLDLAFTKYVPLKFIGDETRIRFRVDIINAMNDRNYVDYNNNPNDNTRPADSPSVYREQSTNSIGGNPPRTVKLSAGFNF, via the coding sequence ATGAAGAACAGGACCTTGCGGCTGGCACTGGCCGGCGCCACGATGCTGGCCGGCACCGCGATCGCGGCGACCTGGGCCGCCCCCGCCGCGGCGCAGGCCGGGCAGGCGGCGTTGCGCGGCGTGATCCGCAGCACGCCCGACAATCCGGTGCAGGAGATCGCGCTGGTCGAGGTCGGCAGCGGCTTCCGCCGCACCGTCGCGCCGGGCGCGGACGGCAGCTACAATTTCCCGTCGCTGCGCGCGGGCGCGTACCGGCTGGAGATCCGCCTGCAGAAGGGCACGCGCAATTCCGACCAGTTCACGTTGCGCGTCGGCCAGAACGCCGGGCTCGACCTCGACCTGACCACCGCGCCGGCGCCCGCGCAGCCGGCCCCGGCCGACAACACCGCCGGCGAGACCGCCCCCCCGCCCGCCGAAGCGCAGGAAGGCGATATCATCGTCACCGGCAGCCGCATCCGTTCGCTGTCGGGCGGGCAGGTCGGCATCAACATCACGCCGCGGTTGATCGAGCAGCTGCCGCAGAACAGCCGCAACTTCCTCGCCTTCGCCGATCTCGCACCGGGCGTGCGCTTCATCGAGAGCGCCGACGGCAGCTCGCGCATCCAGGGCGGCGCGCAAGGATCGAACTCGGTCAACGTGTTCATCGACGGCGTCAGCCAGAAGGATTACGTGCTGCGCGGCGGACTGACCGGGCAGGACAGCTCGCCCGGCAACCCGTTCCCGCAGCTCGCGATCGGCGAGTATCAGGTGCTGTCGTCGAACTACAAGGCGGAGCTCGACCAGGTCGGCTCGGTCGCGATCATCGCGGGCACCAAGTCGGGCACCAACGAATTCCACGGCGAAGGTTTCTTCGACTATACCGACCAGAGCCTGCGCGAGCGCCGCCCGACCGAGATCTTCCCGAACAGGATCGCCAAGGTCGCGTCGGAGGACAAGCAGTTCGGCGTCGCGCTGGGCGGGCCGATCGTGAAGGACGTCGCGCACTTCTTCGCCAGCTACGAGGGCAAGCGCCGGCAGGTGCCGATCGACATCCTGCCGGGCAACGGCATCGCGGTCGACAGCCTGCCCGCGCAATATCGCGACATCTTCGGGTCGTATAATTCGGACTTCACGCAGGACCTGTATTTCGGCAAGATCGACGTCGAGCCGACCGACAAGGACCTGTTCGAGCTGACGGCCAAGTACCGCAACGAAAGCGGCCGGCAGATCGGCAACGGCATCGCCGCCGTCTCCACCGCGACGCTGACCAAGGTCGAGGAAAAGCGCGGGATGCTGCGCTGGCAGCACAGCGAGGAGAAGTGGATCAACGACCTGCGCGTGTCCTACGAGGACGTGGCCTGGTCGCCGCAGCCCGCCACCAACGGCATCGGCCAGCAGTTCCGCACGACGACGCGGATCGGCGGCAGCGTGTCGAGCTTCGACCTGTTCCGCACCGGCGCCGGGCTCGGCTTCCAGGACAAGGGCCAGAAGGGCTGGACCGTCCAGGACGACTTCACCTGGACCGGGTTCGAGAACCACACGATCAAGGTCGGCGCGAAGGCGAAGTGGGTGCGGCTCAACTCGCTGGAGCAGAACCTGATCAACCCGCTGTATCGCTACGATACGACGCTGCCGGTCGCCGACGGGTTCAACGACGAGATCCCGTACAGCCTGGAATTCGGCGCGCAGGGCGGGCTGGATCCGCGCATCCGTTCGAACAACTTCCAGCTCGGCCTGTATGCGCAGGACGATTGGGACGTGACCGACCGGCTGACGCTGAACCTGGGGCTGCGCTGGGATTACGAGCGCACGCCGGCGTTCCTGAACTACGTGACGTCGGCGGTGGACATCAACGCGGTGTCGCCCGCGAACTACCCGAACCTCGTCGGCGCCGATTACGACATCAACGACTATATCTCGAACGGCAACAACCGGAAGGCGTTCAAGGGCGCGTGGCAGCCGCGGCTCGGCTTCACCTATCGCCTCGACGAGGCCGGGCGGTTCACGGTGTTCGGCGGCTATGGCCGCTCGTACGACCGCAACCAGTTCGACTTCCTCCAGCAGGAACTGGCCAACGGGCGCTTCCAGCGGCGGCAGTTCCTGTTCCAGGGCGCGGACACGGTCAATCCGTGCACGCCCAGCGCGACCTGCATCCCGTGGAACGACGTCTACCTCACCGAAGCGGGCCGCCAGCAGCTGGTCGGCACCGGCAGCGCGCCGGGCGGGCGCGAGTTCCGCTTCATCAACAACGACCTGAAGGTGCCGTATTCGGACCAGTTCAGCCTCGGCGTGCGCGGGCGGTTCAACCCGGTCGAGCTGGAGGTCGGCTATACCCGGATCGTCAGCAAGGACGGCTTCGTCTACCTGCTCGGCACGCGTCGCCCCGACGGATCGTTCTTTGCGCCGTCGCCGACCACCGGTGCGCCGCAGGGACCGGACACCAGCTTCGCGCCGGCCGGTTTCGGTGCGATCATCATCGGCGACAACGGGCTGGAGACGCGCGCGGACTCGGCCTATGCCAAGCTGACCAAGGCGTATTCGGCGGCGTCGCCGTGGAGCATCGACGCCACCTACACCTTCACCGCGGCGGAGGATAACCGGCCGGGCAACGACCAGGCGGGCTACTTCCTGCTCGATTTCCCGAAGGTGTCGGATTACCCGTTCCTGCGCTCGGGCGTGGTGCCGCGCCACCGCTTCGTGGTGGCGGGCAGCACCGACACGCCGCTGGGCATCACGCTGTCGGCGAAGTTCCAGATCGAGAGCCCGACCTTCCAGCGCGCGTTGCTCGACACGGCGGAGCCGTTCCAGCGCACGATCGTGGGGTCCGAGGTGTTCGGGCTCGGCGATCGCTGGGGGCGCCGCCAGCTCGACCTGGCGTTCACGAAGTACGTGCCGCTGAAGTTCATCGGCGACGAGACGCGGATCCGCTTCCGCGTCGACATCATCAACGCGATGAACGACCGCAACTACGTCGACTATAACAACAACCCCAACGACAACACGCGTCCGGCGGATTCGCCCAGCGTGTACCGCGAGCAATCGACCAACAGCATCGGCGGCAACCCGCCGCGCACCGTGAAGCTGTCGGCGGGGTTCAACTTCTGA
- a CDS encoding LacI family DNA-binding transcriptional regulator, translated as MPFARTVHATIHDVARDAGVSVASVSRVLNRHDNVRPEMRARVEEAAARLGYVPHAGARSLSLARTGAIGVVLPDLHGEFFSELLRGMDREASARGLGLLLTMLHDGRGLDTLANLRGQVDGLVVMAPHLRADVLAQHMPRGLAALFLNCAPDDAAATLRIDNRTGAAAMVAHLVERGARRIVHVSGPAGNVDADERRAGAEQAAAAAGVALHVEGGDFRERSGAIVAECVAAGTLEADAIFAANDMMAIGALMALRRAGVDVPGQVLVAGFDDIPLARLVSPALTTMRIDIAALGARAVARLAARIAGTRAAFVQEGSGEQDSDDGTGTEEVVPHLVARATTTTETIWGNDR; from the coding sequence ATGCCGTTCGCGCGTACCGTTCATGCCACGATCCACGACGTCGCGCGCGATGCCGGCGTGTCCGTGGCGTCGGTGTCGCGGGTGCTGAACCGGCACGACAACGTCCGCCCGGAGATGCGCGCGCGCGTCGAGGAAGCGGCGGCGCGGCTCGGCTATGTCCCGCATGCCGGCGCCCGCAGCCTCAGCCTGGCGCGGACCGGCGCGATCGGGGTGGTGCTGCCCGACCTGCATGGCGAGTTCTTCTCCGAATTGCTGCGCGGCATGGACCGCGAGGCGAGCGCGCGCGGGCTGGGGCTGTTGCTGACGATGCTCCACGACGGGCGTGGGCTGGACACGCTGGCGAACCTGCGCGGGCAGGTCGACGGGCTGGTGGTGATGGCGCCGCACCTGCGCGCCGACGTGCTGGCGCAGCACATGCCGCGCGGGCTGGCGGCGCTGTTCCTGAATTGCGCGCCGGATGACGCGGCGGCGACGCTGCGCATCGACAATCGCACCGGTGCGGCGGCGATGGTCGCGCATCTGGTCGAACGCGGCGCGCGGCGGATCGTGCATGTGTCCGGCCCGGCCGGCAACGTCGACGCCGACGAGCGTCGCGCCGGCGCCGAGCAGGCGGCGGCCGCGGCGGGCGTCGCGCTGCACGTGGAGGGCGGCGACTTCCGCGAGCGCAGCGGCGCCATCGTCGCGGAGTGCGTCGCGGCCGGCACGCTGGAGGCGGATGCGATCTTCGCGGCGAACGACATGATGGCGATCGGCGCGCTGATGGCGCTGCGCCGCGCCGGCGTCGACGTGCCGGGGCAGGTGCTGGTCGCCGGGTTCGACGACATCCCGCTGGCGCGGCTGGTCAGCCCGGCGCTGACGACGATGCGCATCGACATCGCCGCGCTGGGCGCGCGCGCGGTCGCGCGGCTCGCCGCGAGGATCGCGGGCACGCGCGCGGCGTTTGTTCAGGAAGGTTCCGGCGAACAGGATTCCGACGACGGAACCGGCACGGAGGAGGTCGTCCCGCACCTGGTGGCGCGGGCGACGACAACGACAGAAACGATATGGGGAAACGATCGATGA
- a CDS encoding glycoside hydrolase family 3 N-terminal domain-containing protein — MNGHDRHAGQRISRRAMLAGAGATLAWSASPARALLAAAGARPLPPAVEALLARMTVTEKAGQLNLLAAAWAGGAAVSLNPAGGTASFDAQLRMVRRGELTGVFNGNGAGMARRMQTEAMRRSRLKIPLLFAADVIHGLRTVFPVPLAEAASFDPELARRTARAAAIEASASGIDWTFAPMVDIARDARWGRGVEGAGEDVLLGRMMAAARVRGFQGDGLSAPDAVAACAKHFVAYGAGEAGLDYNSVDVSERTLRDIYFPPFQAAFAAGAPTVMASFNDLSGVPATANPWLLDTILRREWGFGGLVVSDYTGDEELIAHGLATDARDATKLAFLAGVDMSMQSGFYLQHLPDLVAKGEVPMARLDEAVRRVLALKVALGLFDDPFRRIDPAREKARIRTPEMLALAREAGARSIVMLRNDGGLLPLPRTGRRIALIGPFAGGGHDLIGPWNVYGTDREAVDLATAVRAIVPDVTVDDGSDVGAAVAAARAADVVVLAIGETQDMSGEAQSRSAVVVPPAQQALAEAIAATGKPVVVLLRTGRALALAGAVRDAPALLVTWFLGSQDGPAIADVLFGAVSPSARLPVSFPRATGQVPYYYAHRSTGRPNPPGALQPYKTHFRELPNSALFAFGHGLTYGKIAYSDLSLSSRTLGDAPLTIRATIANNGAVAATEVVQLYVHDVAASVTQPVRVLKAFTRVTLAPGERQEVRFTLTRADLSFTGRDLRPTVEPGAFRLWVAPSAEAEGLAGTFMLA; from the coding sequence ATGAACGGACACGATCGCCACGCGGGGCAACGCATCTCACGCCGCGCGATGCTGGCGGGCGCGGGCGCGACGCTCGCGTGGTCGGCCAGCCCGGCGCGCGCGCTGCTCGCTGCGGCCGGCGCGCGCCCGCTCCCGCCGGCGGTAGAGGCGTTGCTCGCGCGGATGACCGTCACCGAAAAGGCCGGGCAGCTCAACCTGCTCGCCGCCGCCTGGGCGGGCGGCGCGGCGGTGTCGCTCAATCCGGCGGGCGGCACGGCCAGCTTCGACGCGCAATTGCGCATGGTCCGCCGCGGCGAGCTGACCGGCGTGTTCAACGGCAATGGCGCGGGCATGGCGCGGCGGATGCAGACGGAGGCGATGCGCCGCTCGCGGCTGAAGATTCCGCTGCTGTTCGCGGCCGATGTCATCCACGGCCTGCGCACCGTCTTCCCGGTCCCGCTTGCCGAGGCGGCCAGCTTCGATCCCGAGCTGGCGCGGCGCACCGCGCGCGCCGCCGCGATCGAGGCGTCGGCATCCGGCATCGACTGGACCTTCGCGCCGATGGTCGACATCGCGCGCGACGCGCGCTGGGGGCGCGGCGTGGAGGGCGCGGGCGAGGACGTGTTGCTCGGGCGCATGATGGCGGCGGCGCGCGTGCGCGGCTTCCAGGGCGACGGGCTGTCCGCGCCGGATGCGGTCGCCGCCTGCGCCAAGCATTTCGTCGCTTATGGCGCCGGCGAGGCCGGGCTCGACTACAATAGCGTCGACGTGTCGGAACGGACGTTGCGCGACATCTATTTCCCGCCGTTCCAGGCGGCGTTCGCGGCCGGCGCGCCGACCGTGATGGCGTCGTTCAACGACCTGTCCGGCGTGCCGGCGACCGCCAATCCGTGGCTGCTCGATACGATCCTGCGCCGCGAATGGGGGTTCGGCGGGCTGGTCGTCTCCGATTACACCGGCGACGAGGAACTGATCGCGCACGGGCTGGCCACGGATGCGCGCGACGCGACGAAGCTCGCCTTCCTCGCCGGTGTCGACATGTCGATGCAGAGCGGCTTCTACCTGCAGCACCTGCCCGACCTCGTCGCCAAGGGCGAGGTGCCGATGGCGCGGCTGGACGAGGCGGTGCGCCGCGTGCTCGCGCTCAAGGTCGCGCTCGGGCTGTTCGACGATCCGTTCCGGCGCATCGACCCCGCGCGCGAGAAGGCGCGGATCCGCACGCCGGAGATGCTGGCGCTCGCACGCGAGGCCGGCGCGCGCAGCATCGTGATGCTCCGCAACGACGGCGGGCTGCTCCCCCTGCCCCGCACCGGCCGCAGGATCGCGCTGATCGGACCGTTCGCCGGCGGGGGGCACGACCTGATCGGGCCGTGGAACGTCTATGGCACCGATCGCGAGGCGGTGGATCTGGCGACGGCGGTCCGCGCGATCGTCCCCGATGTCACCGTCGACGATGGCAGCGACGTGGGCGCGGCGGTCGCGGCGGCGCGCGCGGCCGATGTCGTCGTGCTCGCGATCGGCGAGACGCAGGACATGTCGGGCGAGGCGCAGTCGCGCTCCGCCGTGGTCGTGCCGCCTGCGCAGCAGGCGCTGGCCGAGGCGATCGCCGCGACCGGCAAGCCCGTGGTGGTGCTGTTGCGCACCGGCCGTGCGCTCGCGCTGGCGGGCGCGGTGCGGGATGCGCCCGCGCTCCTGGTCACGTGGTTCCTCGGTTCGCAGGACGGCCCGGCGATCGCCGACGTGCTGTTCGGCGCGGTGTCGCCGTCGGCGCGGCTGCCGGTGTCCTTCCCGCGCGCGACCGGGCAGGTGCCTTATTATTACGCGCACCGCAGCACCGGCCGCCCCAACCCGCCCGGTGCGCTGCAACCCTACAAGACGCACTTCCGCGAACTTCCGAACAGCGCATTGTTCGCATTCGGGCACGGTCTGACGTACGGAAAGATCGCCTATTCCGACCTTTCGCTCAGTAGCCGGACGCTCGGCGACGCGCCGCTCACGATCCGCGCCACCATCGCCAACAACGGCGCGGTCGCGGCGACCGAGGTGGTGCAGCTGTACGTCCACGACGTCGCCGCCAGCGTGACGCAGCCGGTGCGCGTCCTGAAGGCGTTCACCCGCGTCACGCTCGCGCCCGGCGAGCGGCAGGAGGTGCGCTTCACGCTCACCCGCGCCGATTTGTCCTTCACGGGTCGCGACTTGCGGCCGACCGTCGAACCCGGCGCCTTCCGCCTGTGGGTGGCGCCGTCCGCGGAGGCGGAGGGGCTGGCGGGGACGTTCATGCTGGCGTGA
- a CDS encoding GNAT family N-acetyltransferase, which translates to MIDTSARLSLRPRQEADAEALFTTMADRRAMRWWSCAPFGSIPELRDYFSPRAGSGWQSWAIVRHGAQQAIGFVSAGRKRDGVSEIGYLLARDAHGQGYGREAVSLLIDHLLAHGDRRIFADVDPDNRASIALLTALGFTLEGRLRAEWQTHIGVRDSLIYGLLAEEWPARSAA; encoded by the coding sequence ATGATCGACACTTCAGCCCGCCTGAGCTTGCGGCCGCGGCAGGAAGCCGATGCCGAGGCGCTGTTCACGACCATGGCGGATCGCCGGGCGATGCGGTGGTGGTCGTGCGCCCCGTTCGGCAGCATCCCGGAATTACGCGACTATTTCTCTCCGCGCGCGGGATCGGGGTGGCAATCGTGGGCGATCGTCCGGCACGGCGCGCAGCAGGCGATCGGTTTCGTGTCGGCGGGGCGGAAAAGGGACGGCGTCTCGGAGATCGGTTATCTGCTCGCCCGCGACGCACATGGGCAAGGCTATGGCCGCGAAGCCGTTTCACTGTTGATCGACCATCTTCTGGCGCACGGGGACCGACGGATCTTCGCCGACGTCGATCCGGACAACCGGGCGTCGATCGCGCTGCTGACGGCGCTCGGCTTCACGCTCGAGGGCCGGCTTCGCGCCGAGTGGCAGACCCATATCGGCGTGCGCGATTCATTGATCTACGGCCTGCTGGCCGAGGAATGGCCAGCGCGGTCCGCGGCCTGA
- a CDS encoding sensor domain-containing diguanylate cyclase, with protein MVDQLLLDDEGRLAALHRLNVLDSPVEQPFEKIVTLVRTVLAVPIATVSLVDRDRQWFKARHGLEATETPRSVSFCTHTIQQREPLIVEDAAADPRFAGSPLVVGPPYIRSYAGVPLRTPEGYNVGSLCAMDTRPRRFSPADIGILSNFANIVCDELQLRLIAQSDHLTGALTRRGFAEQAEREINRSGRYDRPSSLIMLDLDHFKSINDSHGHGVGDDVLRHVAEIIKATIRPSDVLGRLGGEEFGILLTETGAEDARIAAERIRHAIATSPLVVSPALSIPVTASLGVASITEDVSAFADWLKAADELLYSAKHAGRNTVRPL; from the coding sequence GTGGTTGATCAGCTGCTTCTGGACGACGAGGGCCGGCTTGCCGCCCTGCACCGGCTGAACGTGCTGGATTCCCCGGTCGAACAGCCCTTCGAAAAGATCGTCACCCTGGTGAGGACGGTGCTGGCCGTGCCGATCGCCACCGTGTCGCTGGTCGACCGGGATCGGCAATGGTTCAAGGCCAGGCACGGCCTCGAGGCGACCGAGACGCCGCGCTCCGTCTCCTTCTGCACGCATACGATCCAGCAACGCGAGCCGTTGATCGTCGAGGACGCCGCGGCCGATCCGCGTTTCGCGGGAAGTCCGCTGGTCGTCGGCCCGCCGTATATCCGGAGCTATGCGGGCGTGCCGTTGCGCACCCCCGAGGGGTACAATGTCGGCTCGCTCTGCGCCATGGACACGCGGCCACGGCGGTTCAGCCCGGCGGATATCGGCATCCTGTCGAACTTCGCAAACATCGTCTGCGACGAGCTCCAGCTGCGACTGATCGCGCAAAGTGACCATCTTACGGGCGCGTTGACGCGGCGCGGCTTCGCCGAGCAGGCCGAACGCGAGATCAACCGTTCCGGGCGCTACGATCGTCCCAGCTCGCTGATCATGCTGGATCTCGACCATTTCAAGTCGATCAACGATAGCCATGGCCACGGCGTCGGTGACGACGTGCTCAGGCACGTGGCCGAGATCATCAAGGCGACGATCAGGCCCAGCGACGTCCTGGGCCGGCTGGGCGGGGAGGAGTTCGGCATCCTGCTGACCGAGACCGGAGCGGAGGACGCCAGGATCGCCGCGGAGCGCATCCGCCACGCGATCGCGACATCGCCGCTGGTCGTGTCGCCCGCACTTTCCATACCCGTCACCGCAAGCCTGGGGGTGGCCAGCATCACGGAGGACGTGAGCGCGTTCGCGGACTGGCTCAAGGCGGCGGATGAGCTGCTGTATTCGGCAAAGCACGCCGGCCGGAACACCGTGCGGCCGCTGTAG
- a CDS encoding PEPxxWA-CTERM sorting domain-containing protein, translating to MKTLICAMLAVTAAPGPAHAATFAFTETFGIGRDAATGSGAPVVATGTFDGDVAGNVITNLRNVSVFLDGTAFAGNGALFAGRFDRDLAQFVAGGATASLDGSANDFFFSDALLGTAVAPRNYYYANGIDGLSGAVSGITDDGITGLFGASTALSPGTPLTITRVETSPSVQPGAVPEPASWALMLLGFGTVGYAMRRRATVRVAQAV from the coding sequence ATGAAGACGTTGATATGCGCGATGCTGGCCGTGACTGCCGCGCCGGGGCCGGCACACGCCGCGACCTTCGCGTTCACCGAGACGTTCGGCATCGGGCGCGACGCAGCGACCGGCAGCGGGGCGCCGGTGGTCGCGACGGGGACGTTCGACGGTGATGTGGCGGGGAACGTCATCACGAACCTGCGCAACGTCTCGGTCTTTCTCGACGGCACCGCCTTCGCCGGCAACGGCGCGCTGTTCGCGGGGCGGTTCGACCGCGATCTCGCGCAGTTCGTCGCCGGCGGCGCGACCGCCTCGCTTGACGGCAGCGCGAACGACTTCTTCTTCTCGGACGCGCTGCTCGGCACCGCGGTGGCCCCGCGCAACTATTATTATGCGAATGGCATCGACGGCCTGTCGGGCGCGGTATCGGGCATCACCGACGATGGGATCACCGGGCTGTTCGGCGCGTCGACCGCGCTGTCTCCCGGCACGCCGCTGACGATCACCCGCGTCGAGACGTCGCCATCCGTACAGCCCGGCGCGGTGCCCGAGCCCGCCAGCTGGGCGCTGATGCTGCTCGGCTTCGGCACCGTCGGCTATGCGATGCGGCGGCGCGCAACGGTGCGTGTGGCGCAGGCGGTCTGA
- a CDS encoding IS630 family transposase (programmed frameshift), giving the protein MSKPYSMDLRERVVRAVIADGMSCHAAASRFGVAPSSAIKWVRRFRDTGSAAPSRMGGRRSNILSGATRDWLLERMTRDFTLRGLVAELAGRDVKVDYVQVWRFAHVEGLSFKKKRVLPAEQLRPAIARRRAQWKKYQGRLDPARLVFIDETWVKTNMAPLRGWAPVGQRLHAKVPYGHWRTMTFLAALRCDRIDAPCVLDQPVNAQSFTDYIEQCLVPTLSPGDVVIMDNLSSHKKPAIRNAIRAVGARLLFLPPYSPDLNPIEQVFAKLKHLMRKAAERSHEATWRRVGTLLDAFSPAECRNYLVNSGYGSA; this is encoded by the exons ATGTCAAAGCCGTATTCGATGGACCTGCGGGAACGGGTGGTCAGGGCGGTAATCGCCGATGGCATGTCGTGCCACGCGGCTGCTTCACGCTTCGGGGTGGCGCCGAGTTCGGCGATCAAATGGGTGCGGCGCTTTCGCGATACGGGCAGCGCCGCGCCGAGCCGGATGGGTGGTCGCCGATCCAACATCCTGTCCGGCGCGACACGTGACTGGCTGCTGGAGCGGATGACCCGCGACTTCACCTTGCGTGGACTGGTAGCGGAGTTGGCGGGCCGCGACGTGAAGGTCGACTATGTTCAGGTCTGGCGGTTCGCCCATGTCGAGGGGCTGAGCTTCAAAAAAAAGCG CGTGCTGCCCGCCGAACAACTCCGTCCCGCAATTGCCCGGCGTCGCGCGCAGTGGAAGAAATACCAGGGTCGGCTTGATCCGGCGCGTCTCGTCTTCATCGATGAGACGTGGGTGAAGACGAACATGGCCCCCTTGCGCGGTTGGGCACCGGTCGGCCAGCGGCTCCATGCCAAGGTGCCCTACGGCCACTGGCGCACGATGACGTTCCTGGCGGCGCTGCGCTGCGACCGGATCGACGCGCCGTGCGTGCTGGACCAGCCGGTCAACGCGCAAAGCTTCACCGACTATATCGAGCAGTGCCTCGTGCCGACGCTGTCGCCCGGCGACGTCGTCATCATGGACAACCTCTCCAGCCACAAGAAACCCGCCATCCGCAACGCTATCCGTGCGGTCGGTGCCAGGCTGCTGTTCCTGCCGCCCTACAGCCCGGACCTGAACCCGATCGAGCAGGTCTTCGCCAAGCTCAAGCACCTCATGCGCAAGGCCGCCGAGCGATCCCACGAGGCGACATGGAGACGCGTCGGCACGCTTCTCGATGCCTTCTCCCCCGCAGAATGCCGCAACTACCTCGTCAACTCAGGATATGGGTCAGCTTGA